Proteins encoded in a region of the Homo sapiens chromosome 9, GRCh38.p14 Primary Assembly genome:
- the GBA2 gene encoding non-lysosomal glucosylceramidase isoform X3, translated as MGTQDPGNMGTGVPASEQISCAKEDPQVYCPEETGGTKDVQVTDCKSPEDSRPPKETDCCNPEDSGQLMVSYEGKAMGYQVPPFGWRICLAHEFTEKRKPFQANNVSLSNMIKHIGMGLRYLQWWYRKTHVEKKTPFIDMINSVPLRQIYGCPLGGIGGGTITRGWRGQFCRWQLNPGMYQHRTVIADQFTVCLRREGQTVYQQVLSLERPSVLRSWNWGLCGYFAFYHALYPRAWTVYQLPGQNVTLTCRQITPILPHDYQDSSLPVGVFVWDVENEGDEALDVSIMFSMRNGLGGGDDAPGGLWNEPFCLERSGETVRGLLLHHPTLPNPYTMAVAARVTAATTVTHITAFDPDSTGQQVWQDLLQDGQLDSPTGQSTPTQKGVGIAGAVCVSSKLRPRGQCRLEFSLAWDMPRIMFGAKGQVHYRRYTRFFGQDGDAAPALSHYALCRYAEWEERISAWQSPVLDDRSLPAWYKSALFNELYFLADGGTVWLEVLEDSLPEELGRNMCHLRPTLRDYGRFGYLEGQEYRMYNTYDVHFYASFALIMLWPKLELSLQYDMALATLREDLTRRRYLMSGVMAPVKRRNVIPHDIGDPDDEPWLRVNAYLIHDTADWKDLNLKFVLQAVMESEMKFDKDHDGLIENGGYADQTYDGWVTTGPSAYCGGLWLAAVAVMVQMAALCGAQDIQDKFSSILSRGQEAYERLLWNGRYYNYDSSSRPQSRSVMSDQCAGQWFLKACGLGEGDTEVFPTQHVVRALQTIFELNVQAFAGGAMGAVNGMQPHGVPDKSSVQSDEVWVGVVYGLAATMIQEGLTWEGFQTAEGCYRTVWERLGLAFQTPEAYCQQRVFRSLAYMRPLSIWAMQLALQQQQHKKASWPKVKQGTGLRTGPMFGPKEAMANLSPE; from the exons ATGGGGACCCAGGATCCAGGGAACATGGGAACCGGCGTCCCAGCCTCGGAGCAGATAAGCTGTGCCAAAGAGGATCCACAAGTTTATTGCCCTGAAGAGACTGGCGGCACCAAGGATGTGCAGGTTACAGACTGTAAGAGTCCCGAAGACAGCCGACCCCCAAAAGAGACGGACTGCTGCAATCCGGAGGACTCTGGGCAGCTGATGGTTTCCTATGAGGGTAAAGCTATGGGCTACCAGGTGCCTCCCTTTGGCTGGCGCATCTGTCTGGCTCATGAGTTTACAGAGAAGAGGAAACCCTTTCAAGCTAACAACGTCTCCCTAAGCAACATGATAAAGCATATAGGCATGGGCTTGAG GTACCTGCAGTGGTGGTACCGGAAGACCCATGTGGAAAAGAAGACACCTTTCATCGACATGATCAATTCTGTACCCCTAAGACAGATTTATG GTTGTCCCTTGGGTGGCATCGGGGGAGGCACTATTACCCGTGGCTGGAGAGGCCAGTTCTGTCGTTGGCAGCTTAACCCTGGAATGTATCAGCACCGGACAGTCATCGCTGACCAA TTCACAGTGTGCCTGCGTCGGGAAGGGCAGACTGTGTACCAGCAAGTCCTGTCCCTGGAGCGCCCAAGTGTCCTCCGCAGCTGGAACTGGGGCCTGTGTGGGTACTTTGCTTTCTACCATGCCCTCTATCCCCGAGCCTGGACTGTCTATCAGCTTCCTGGCCAGAATGTCACCCTCACCTGCCGTCAGATCACACCCATCTTGCCCCATGACTACCAG GACAGCAGCCTGCCTGTAGGAGTCTTTGTGTGGGATGTGGAAAATGAAGGGGACGAAGCTCTAGATGTGTCCATCATGTTCTCCATGCGGAATGGACTGGGTGGTGGAGACGATGCCCCAGGGGGTTTGTGGAATGAGCCCTTCTGTCTGGAGCGTAGCGGGGAAACTGTCCGGGGGCTGCTCCTGCATCATCCAACCCTTCCAAACCCCTACACGATGGCTGTGGCTGCACGAGTCACG GCAGCTACCACGGTAACCCACATCACAGCCTTTGACCCTGACAGCACGGGGCAGCAGGTGTGGCAGGATCTACTTCAGGATGGACAGCTGGACTCTCCCACTG GCCAAAGCACCCCTACGCAGAAAGGAGTAGGCATTGCTGGAGCTGTGTGTGTTTCCAGCAAGTTGCGACCTCGAGGCCAGTGCCGCCTGGAGTTTTCACTGGCTTGGGACATGCCCAGGATCATGTTTGGAGCTAAAGGCCAAGTCCACTACAG gCGGTATACAAGGTTCTTTGGCCAGGATGGAGATGCAGCACCTGCCCTCAGCCACTATGCACTGTGCCGATACGCAGAGTGGGAAGAGAGGATCTCAGCTTGGCAGAGCCCGGTATTGGATGACAG ATCACTGCCTGCCTGGTACAAATCTGCGCTGTTCAATGAACTATACTTCCTGGCTGATGGAGGCACAGTGTGGCTGGAAGTTCTTGAGGACTCCCTACCAGAGGAGCTGGGCAGAAACATGTGTCACCTCCGCCCCACCCTACGGGACTACGGTCGATTTGGCTACCTTGAGG GCCAGGAGTACCGCATGTACAACACATATGATGTCCACTTTTATGCTTCCTTTGCCCTCATCATGCTCTGGCCCAAACTTGAGCTCAGCCTACAGTATGACATGG CTCTGGCCACTCTCAGGGAGGACCTGACACGGCGACGGTACCTGATGAGTGGGGTGATGGCACCTGTGAAAAGGAGGAACGTCATCCCCCATGATATTGGGGACCCAG ATGATGAACCATGGCTCCGCGTCAATGCATATTTAATCCATGATACTGCTGATTGGAAGGACCTGAACCTGAAGTTTGTGCTGCAG GCTGTGATGGAATCTGAAATGAAGTTTGACAAGGACCATGATGGACTCATTGAAAATGGAGGCTATGCAGACCAGACCTATGATGGATGGGTGACCACAGGCCCCAG TGCTTACTGTGGAGGGCTGTGGCTGGCAGCTGTGGCTGTGATGGTCCAGATGGCTGCTCTGTGTGGGGCACAGGACATCCAGGATAAGTTTTCTTCTATCCTCAGCCGGGGCCAAGAAGCCTATGAGAGACTGCTGTGGAATG GCCGCTATTACAACTATGACAGCAGCTCTCGGCCTCAGTCTCGTAGTGTTATGTCTGACCAGTGTGCTGGACAGTGGTTCCTGAAGGCCTGTGGCCTAGGAGAAGGAGACACTGag GTGTTTCCTACCCAACATGTGGTCCGTGCTCTCCAAACTATCTTTGAGCTGAACGTCCAGGCCTTTGCAGGAGGGGCCATGGGGGCTGTGAATGGGATGCAGCCCCATGGTGTCCCTGATAAATCCAGTGTGCAGTCTGATGAAGTCTGGGTGGGTGTGGTCTACGGGCTGGCAGCTACCATGATCCAAGAG GGCCTGACTTGGGAGGGCTTCCAGACAGCTGAAGGCTGCTACCGTACCGTGTGGGAGCGCCTGGGTCTGGCCTTCCAGACCCCAGAGGCATACTGCCAGCAGCGAGTGTTCCGCTCACTGGCCTACATGCGGCCACTGAGCATATGGGCCATGCAGCTAGCCCTGCAACAGCAGCAGCACAAAAAGGCCTCCTGGCCAAAAGTCAAACAGGGCACAGGACTAAGGACAGGGCCTATGTTTGGACCAAAGGAAGCCATGGCAAACCTGAGCCCAGAGTGA
- the GBA2 gene encoding non-lysosomal glucosylceramidase isoform X11 codes for MRKVTSSQCACVGKGRLCTSKSCPWSAQVSSAAGTGACVGTLLSTMPSIPEPGLSISFLARMSPSPAVRSHPSCPMTTSSLPVGVFVWDVENEGDEALDVSIMFSMRNGLGGGDDAPGGLWNEPFCLERSGETVRGLLLHHPTLPNPYTMAVAARVTAATTVTHITAFDPDSTGQQVWQDLLQDGQLDSPTGQSTPTQKGVGIAGAVCVSSKLRPRGQCRLEFSLAWDMPRIMFGAKGQVHYRRYTRFFGQDGDAAPALSHYALCRYAEWEERISAWQSPVLDDRSLPAWYKSALFNELYFLADGGTVWLEVLEDSLPEELGRNMCHLRPTLRDYGRFGYLEGQEYRMYNTYDVHFYASFALIMLWPKLELSLQYDMALATLREDLTRRRYLMSGVMAPVKRRNVIPHDIGDPDDEPWLRVNAYLIHDTADWKDLNLKFVLQVYRDYYLTGDQNFLKDMWPVCLAVMESEMKFDKDHDGLIENGGYADQTYDGWVTTGPSAYCGGLWLAAVAVMVQMAALCGAQDIQDKFSSILSRGQEAYERLLWNGRYYNYDSSSRPQSRSVMSDQCAGQWFLKACGLGEGDTEVFPTQHVVRALQTIFELNVQAFAGGAMGAVNGMQPHGVPDKSSVQSDEVWVGVVYGLAATMIQEGLTWEGFQTAEGCYRTVWERLGLAFQTPEAYCQQRVFRSLAYMRPLSIWAMQLALQQQQHKKASWPKVKQGTGLRTGPMFGPKEAMANLSPE; via the exons ATGCGCAAGGTCACAAG TTCACAGTGTGCCTGCGTCGGGAAGGGCAGACTGTGTACCAGCAAGTCCTGTCCCTGGAGCGCCCAAGTGTCCTCCGCAGCTGGAACTGGGGCCTGTGTGGGTACTTTGCTTTCTACCATGCCCTCTATCCCCGAGCCTGGACTGTCTATCAGCTTCCTGGCCAGAATGTCACCCTCACCTGCCGTCAGATCACACCCATCTTGCCCCATGACTACCAG CAGCCTGCCTGTAGGAGTCTTTGTGTGGGATGTGGAAAATGAAGGGGACGAAGCTCTAGATGTGTCCATCATGTTCTCCATGCGGAATGGACTGGGTGGTGGAGACGATGCCCCAGGGGGTTTGTGGAATGAGCCCTTCTGTCTGGAGCGTAGCGGGGAAACTGTCCGGGGGCTGCTCCTGCATCATCCAACCCTTCCAAACCCCTACACGATGGCTGTGGCTGCACGAGTCACG GCAGCTACCACGGTAACCCACATCACAGCCTTTGACCCTGACAGCACGGGGCAGCAGGTGTGGCAGGATCTACTTCAGGATGGACAGCTGGACTCTCCCACTG GCCAAAGCACCCCTACGCAGAAAGGAGTAGGCATTGCTGGAGCTGTGTGTGTTTCCAGCAAGTTGCGACCTCGAGGCCAGTGCCGCCTGGAGTTTTCACTGGCTTGGGACATGCCCAGGATCATGTTTGGAGCTAAAGGCCAAGTCCACTACAG gCGGTATACAAGGTTCTTTGGCCAGGATGGAGATGCAGCACCTGCCCTCAGCCACTATGCACTGTGCCGATACGCAGAGTGGGAAGAGAGGATCTCAGCTTGGCAGAGCCCGGTATTGGATGACAG ATCACTGCCTGCCTGGTACAAATCTGCGCTGTTCAATGAACTATACTTCCTGGCTGATGGAGGCACAGTGTGGCTGGAAGTTCTTGAGGACTCCCTACCAGAGGAGCTGGGCAGAAACATGTGTCACCTCCGCCCCACCCTACGGGACTACGGTCGATTTGGCTACCTTGAGG GCCAGGAGTACCGCATGTACAACACATATGATGTCCACTTTTATGCTTCCTTTGCCCTCATCATGCTCTGGCCCAAACTTGAGCTCAGCCTACAGTATGACATGG CTCTGGCCACTCTCAGGGAGGACCTGACACGGCGACGGTACCTGATGAGTGGGGTGATGGCACCTGTGAAAAGGAGGAACGTCATCCCCCATGATATTGGGGACCCAG ATGATGAACCATGGCTCCGCGTCAATGCATATTTAATCCATGATACTGCTGATTGGAAGGACCTGAACCTGAAGTTTGTGCTGCAGGTTTATCGGGACTATTACCTCACGGGTGATCAAAACTTCCTGAAGGACATGTGGCCTGTGTGTCTA GCTGTGATGGAATCTGAAATGAAGTTTGACAAGGACCATGATGGACTCATTGAAAATGGAGGCTATGCAGACCAGACCTATGATGGATGGGTGACCACAGGCCCCAG TGCTTACTGTGGAGGGCTGTGGCTGGCAGCTGTGGCTGTGATGGTCCAGATGGCTGCTCTGTGTGGGGCACAGGACATCCAGGATAAGTTTTCTTCTATCCTCAGCCGGGGCCAAGAAGCCTATGAGAGACTGCTGTGGAATG GCCGCTATTACAACTATGACAGCAGCTCTCGGCCTCAGTCTCGTAGTGTTATGTCTGACCAGTGTGCTGGACAGTGGTTCCTGAAGGCCTGTGGCCTAGGAGAAGGAGACACTGag GTGTTTCCTACCCAACATGTGGTCCGTGCTCTCCAAACTATCTTTGAGCTGAACGTCCAGGCCTTTGCAGGAGGGGCCATGGGGGCTGTGAATGGGATGCAGCCCCATGGTGTCCCTGATAAATCCAGTGTGCAGTCTGATGAAGTCTGGGTGGGTGTGGTCTACGGGCTGGCAGCTACCATGATCCAAGAG GGCCTGACTTGGGAGGGCTTCCAGACAGCTGAAGGCTGCTACCGTACCGTGTGGGAGCGCCTGGGTCTGGCCTTCCAGACCCCAGAGGCATACTGCCAGCAGCGAGTGTTCCGCTCACTGGCCTACATGCGGCCACTGAGCATATGGGCCATGCAGCTAGCCCTGCAACAGCAGCAGCACAAAAAGGCCTCCTGGCCAAAAGTCAAACAGGGCACAGGACTAAGGACAGGGCCTATGTTTGGACCAAAGGAAGCCATGGCAAACCTGAGCCCAGAGTGA
- the GBA2 gene encoding non-lysosomal glucosylceramidase isoform X10, which produces MRKVTSLSALLSSQCACVGKGRLCTSKSCPWSAQVSSAAGTGACVGTLLSTMPSIPEPGLSISFLARMSPSPAVRSHPSCPMTTSSLPVGVFVWDVENEGDEALDVSIMFSMRNGLGGGDDAPGGLWNEPFCLERSGETVRGLLLHHPTLPNPYTMAVAARVTAATTVTHITAFDPDSTGQQVWQDLLQDGQLDSPTGQSTPTQKGVGIAGAVCVSSKLRPRGQCRLEFSLAWDMPRIMFGAKGQVHYRRYTRFFGQDGDAAPALSHYALCRYAEWEERISAWQSPVLDDRSLPAWYKSALFNELYFLADGGTVWLEVLEDSLPEELGRNMCHLRPTLRDYGRFGYLEGQEYRMYNTYDVHFYASFALIMLWPKLELSLQYDMALATLREDLTRRRYLMSGVMAPVKRRNVIPHDIGDPDDEPWLRVNAYLIHDTADWKDLNLKFVLQVYRDYYLTGDQNFLKDMWPVCLAVMESEMKFDKDHDGLIENGGYADQTYDGWVTTGPSAYCGGLWLAAVAVMVQMAALCGAQDIQDKFSSILSRGQEAYERLLWNGRYYNYDSSSRPQSRSVMSDQCAGQWFLKACGLGEGDTEVFPTQHVVRALQTIFELNVQAFAGGAMGAVNGMQPHGVPDKSSVQSDEVWVGVVYGLAATMIQEGLTWEGFQTAEGCYRTVWERLGLAFQTPEAYCQQRVFRSLAYMRPLSIWAMQLALQQQQHKKASWPKVKQGTGLRTGPMFGPKEAMANLSPE; this is translated from the exons ATGCGCAAGGTCACAAG CCTATCTGCCCTCTTAAGTTCACAGTGTGCCTGCGTCGGGAAGGGCAGACTGTGTACCAGCAAGTCCTGTCCCTGGAGCGCCCAAGTGTCCTCCGCAGCTGGAACTGGGGCCTGTGTGGGTACTTTGCTTTCTACCATGCCCTCTATCCCCGAGCCTGGACTGTCTATCAGCTTCCTGGCCAGAATGTCACCCTCACCTGCCGTCAGATCACACCCATCTTGCCCCATGACTACCAG CAGCCTGCCTGTAGGAGTCTTTGTGTGGGATGTGGAAAATGAAGGGGACGAAGCTCTAGATGTGTCCATCATGTTCTCCATGCGGAATGGACTGGGTGGTGGAGACGATGCCCCAGGGGGTTTGTGGAATGAGCCCTTCTGTCTGGAGCGTAGCGGGGAAACTGTCCGGGGGCTGCTCCTGCATCATCCAACCCTTCCAAACCCCTACACGATGGCTGTGGCTGCACGAGTCACG GCAGCTACCACGGTAACCCACATCACAGCCTTTGACCCTGACAGCACGGGGCAGCAGGTGTGGCAGGATCTACTTCAGGATGGACAGCTGGACTCTCCCACTG GCCAAAGCACCCCTACGCAGAAAGGAGTAGGCATTGCTGGAGCTGTGTGTGTTTCCAGCAAGTTGCGACCTCGAGGCCAGTGCCGCCTGGAGTTTTCACTGGCTTGGGACATGCCCAGGATCATGTTTGGAGCTAAAGGCCAAGTCCACTACAG gCGGTATACAAGGTTCTTTGGCCAGGATGGAGATGCAGCACCTGCCCTCAGCCACTATGCACTGTGCCGATACGCAGAGTGGGAAGAGAGGATCTCAGCTTGGCAGAGCCCGGTATTGGATGACAG ATCACTGCCTGCCTGGTACAAATCTGCGCTGTTCAATGAACTATACTTCCTGGCTGATGGAGGCACAGTGTGGCTGGAAGTTCTTGAGGACTCCCTACCAGAGGAGCTGGGCAGAAACATGTGTCACCTCCGCCCCACCCTACGGGACTACGGTCGATTTGGCTACCTTGAGG GCCAGGAGTACCGCATGTACAACACATATGATGTCCACTTTTATGCTTCCTTTGCCCTCATCATGCTCTGGCCCAAACTTGAGCTCAGCCTACAGTATGACATGG CTCTGGCCACTCTCAGGGAGGACCTGACACGGCGACGGTACCTGATGAGTGGGGTGATGGCACCTGTGAAAAGGAGGAACGTCATCCCCCATGATATTGGGGACCCAG ATGATGAACCATGGCTCCGCGTCAATGCATATTTAATCCATGATACTGCTGATTGGAAGGACCTGAACCTGAAGTTTGTGCTGCAGGTTTATCGGGACTATTACCTCACGGGTGATCAAAACTTCCTGAAGGACATGTGGCCTGTGTGTCTA GCTGTGATGGAATCTGAAATGAAGTTTGACAAGGACCATGATGGACTCATTGAAAATGGAGGCTATGCAGACCAGACCTATGATGGATGGGTGACCACAGGCCCCAG TGCTTACTGTGGAGGGCTGTGGCTGGCAGCTGTGGCTGTGATGGTCCAGATGGCTGCTCTGTGTGGGGCACAGGACATCCAGGATAAGTTTTCTTCTATCCTCAGCCGGGGCCAAGAAGCCTATGAGAGACTGCTGTGGAATG GCCGCTATTACAACTATGACAGCAGCTCTCGGCCTCAGTCTCGTAGTGTTATGTCTGACCAGTGTGCTGGACAGTGGTTCCTGAAGGCCTGTGGCCTAGGAGAAGGAGACACTGag GTGTTTCCTACCCAACATGTGGTCCGTGCTCTCCAAACTATCTTTGAGCTGAACGTCCAGGCCTTTGCAGGAGGGGCCATGGGGGCTGTGAATGGGATGCAGCCCCATGGTGTCCCTGATAAATCCAGTGTGCAGTCTGATGAAGTCTGGGTGGGTGTGGTCTACGGGCTGGCAGCTACCATGATCCAAGAG GGCCTGACTTGGGAGGGCTTCCAGACAGCTGAAGGCTGCTACCGTACCGTGTGGGAGCGCCTGGGTCTGGCCTTCCAGACCCCAGAGGCATACTGCCAGCAGCGAGTGTTCCGCTCACTGGCCTACATGCGGCCACTGAGCATATGGGCCATGCAGCTAGCCCTGCAACAGCAGCAGCACAAAAAGGCCTCCTGGCCAAAAGTCAAACAGGGCACAGGACTAAGGACAGGGCCTATGTTTGGACCAAAGGAAGCCATGGCAAACCTGAGCCCAGAGTGA
- the GBA2 gene encoding non-lysosomal glucosylceramidase isoform X6 gives MGTQDPGNMGTGVPASEQISCAKEDPQVYCPEETGGTKDVQVTDCKSPEDSRPPKETDCCNPEDSGQLMVSYEGKAMGYQVPPFGWRICLAHEFTEKRKPFQANNVSLSNMIKHIGMGLRYLQWWYRKTHVEKKTPFIDMINSVPLRQIYGCPLGGIGGGTITRGWRGQFCRWQLNPGMYQHRTVIADQDSSLPVGVFVWDVENEGDEALDVSIMFSMRNGLGGGDDAPGGLWNEPFCLERSGETVRGLLLHHPTLPNPYTMAVAARVTAATTVTHITAFDPDSTGQQVWQDLLQDGQLDSPTGQSTPTQKGVGIAGAVCVSSKLRPRGQCRLEFSLAWDMPRIMFGAKGQVHYRRYTRFFGQDGDAAPALSHYALCRYAEWEERISAWQSPVLDDRSLPAWYKSALFNELYFLADGGTVWLEVLEDSLPEELGRNMCHLRPTLRDYGRFGYLEGQEYRMYNTYDVHFYASFALIMLWPKLELSLQYDMALATLREDLTRRRYLMSGVMAPVKRRNVIPHDIGDPDDEPWLRVNAYLIHDTADWKDLNLKFVLQVYRDYYLTGDQNFLKDMWPVCLAVMESEMKFDKDHDGLIENGGYADQTYDGWVTTGPSAYCGGLWLAAVAVMVQMAALCGAQDIQDKFSSILSRGQEAYERLLWNGRYYNYDSSSRPQSRSVMSDQCAGQWFLKACGLGEGDTEVFPTQHVVRALQTIFELNVQAFAGGAMGAVNGMQPHGVPDKSSVQSDEVWVGVVYGLAATMIQEGLTWEGFQTAEGCYRTVWERLGLAFQTPEAYCQQRVFRSLAYMRPLSIWAMQLALQQQQHKKASWPKVKQGTGLRTGPMFGPKEAMANLSPE, from the exons ATGGGGACCCAGGATCCAGGGAACATGGGAACCGGCGTCCCAGCCTCGGAGCAGATAAGCTGTGCCAAAGAGGATCCACAAGTTTATTGCCCTGAAGAGACTGGCGGCACCAAGGATGTGCAGGTTACAGACTGTAAGAGTCCCGAAGACAGCCGACCCCCAAAAGAGACGGACTGCTGCAATCCGGAGGACTCTGGGCAGCTGATGGTTTCCTATGAGGGTAAAGCTATGGGCTACCAGGTGCCTCCCTTTGGCTGGCGCATCTGTCTGGCTCATGAGTTTACAGAGAAGAGGAAACCCTTTCAAGCTAACAACGTCTCCCTAAGCAACATGATAAAGCATATAGGCATGGGCTTGAG GTACCTGCAGTGGTGGTACCGGAAGACCCATGTGGAAAAGAAGACACCTTTCATCGACATGATCAATTCTGTACCCCTAAGACAGATTTATG GTTGTCCCTTGGGTGGCATCGGGGGAGGCACTATTACCCGTGGCTGGAGAGGCCAGTTCTGTCGTTGGCAGCTTAACCCTGGAATGTATCAGCACCGGACAGTCATCGCTGACCAA GACAGCAGCCTGCCTGTAGGAGTCTTTGTGTGGGATGTGGAAAATGAAGGGGACGAAGCTCTAGATGTGTCCATCATGTTCTCCATGCGGAATGGACTGGGTGGTGGAGACGATGCCCCAGGGGGTTTGTGGAATGAGCCCTTCTGTCTGGAGCGTAGCGGGGAAACTGTCCGGGGGCTGCTCCTGCATCATCCAACCCTTCCAAACCCCTACACGATGGCTGTGGCTGCACGAGTCACG GCAGCTACCACGGTAACCCACATCACAGCCTTTGACCCTGACAGCACGGGGCAGCAGGTGTGGCAGGATCTACTTCAGGATGGACAGCTGGACTCTCCCACTG GCCAAAGCACCCCTACGCAGAAAGGAGTAGGCATTGCTGGAGCTGTGTGTGTTTCCAGCAAGTTGCGACCTCGAGGCCAGTGCCGCCTGGAGTTTTCACTGGCTTGGGACATGCCCAGGATCATGTTTGGAGCTAAAGGCCAAGTCCACTACAG gCGGTATACAAGGTTCTTTGGCCAGGATGGAGATGCAGCACCTGCCCTCAGCCACTATGCACTGTGCCGATACGCAGAGTGGGAAGAGAGGATCTCAGCTTGGCAGAGCCCGGTATTGGATGACAG ATCACTGCCTGCCTGGTACAAATCTGCGCTGTTCAATGAACTATACTTCCTGGCTGATGGAGGCACAGTGTGGCTGGAAGTTCTTGAGGACTCCCTACCAGAGGAGCTGGGCAGAAACATGTGTCACCTCCGCCCCACCCTACGGGACTACGGTCGATTTGGCTACCTTGAGG GCCAGGAGTACCGCATGTACAACACATATGATGTCCACTTTTATGCTTCCTTTGCCCTCATCATGCTCTGGCCCAAACTTGAGCTCAGCCTACAGTATGACATGG CTCTGGCCACTCTCAGGGAGGACCTGACACGGCGACGGTACCTGATGAGTGGGGTGATGGCACCTGTGAAAAGGAGGAACGTCATCCCCCATGATATTGGGGACCCAG ATGATGAACCATGGCTCCGCGTCAATGCATATTTAATCCATGATACTGCTGATTGGAAGGACCTGAACCTGAAGTTTGTGCTGCAGGTTTATCGGGACTATTACCTCACGGGTGATCAAAACTTCCTGAAGGACATGTGGCCTGTGTGTCTA GCTGTGATGGAATCTGAAATGAAGTTTGACAAGGACCATGATGGACTCATTGAAAATGGAGGCTATGCAGACCAGACCTATGATGGATGGGTGACCACAGGCCCCAG TGCTTACTGTGGAGGGCTGTGGCTGGCAGCTGTGGCTGTGATGGTCCAGATGGCTGCTCTGTGTGGGGCACAGGACATCCAGGATAAGTTTTCTTCTATCCTCAGCCGGGGCCAAGAAGCCTATGAGAGACTGCTGTGGAATG GCCGCTATTACAACTATGACAGCAGCTCTCGGCCTCAGTCTCGTAGTGTTATGTCTGACCAGTGTGCTGGACAGTGGTTCCTGAAGGCCTGTGGCCTAGGAGAAGGAGACACTGag GTGTTTCCTACCCAACATGTGGTCCGTGCTCTCCAAACTATCTTTGAGCTGAACGTCCAGGCCTTTGCAGGAGGGGCCATGGGGGCTGTGAATGGGATGCAGCCCCATGGTGTCCCTGATAAATCCAGTGTGCAGTCTGATGAAGTCTGGGTGGGTGTGGTCTACGGGCTGGCAGCTACCATGATCCAAGAG GGCCTGACTTGGGAGGGCTTCCAGACAGCTGAAGGCTGCTACCGTACCGTGTGGGAGCGCCTGGGTCTGGCCTTCCAGACCCCAGAGGCATACTGCCAGCAGCGAGTGTTCCGCTCACTGGCCTACATGCGGCCACTGAGCATATGGGCCATGCAGCTAGCCCTGCAACAGCAGCAGCACAAAAAGGCCTCCTGGCCAAAAGTCAAACAGGGCACAGGACTAAGGACAGGGCCTATGTTTGGACCAAAGGAAGCCATGGCAAACCTGAGCCCAGAGTGA